A single Lolium perenne isolate Kyuss_39 chromosome 6, Kyuss_2.0, whole genome shotgun sequence DNA region contains:
- the LOC127305848 gene encoding protein PHOSPHATE-INDUCED 1 homolog, which translates to MASSFSSTAASLLVCAMLLQTCLATRRLTALVQDPPMTMEYHKGALLTGRIAINLVWYGDFTAAQRAALTDFLASLSSTTTTSPPQPSPSVATWFSTARKYYATSKTPFPTLTINAHVLDTSYSLGKHLKEPDLVTLAARGGRRRAINVVLTAPDVAVAGFCSSRCGSHGASPRSRAGRFAYVWVGNPAAQCPGQCAWPFHQPQYGPQTAPLSPPNGDVGVDGMVVSLASMLVGAVTNPFGNGFFQGPKEAPLEAATACAGVYGKGAYPGFPGELLVDPATGASFNAHGSHGRKYLVPALVDPDTSACSTLG; encoded by the coding sequence AtggcttcctccttctcttctaccGCGGCGTCGCTCCTCGTCTGCGCAATGCTGCTGCAGACCTGCCTGGCCACACGGCGGCTCACCGCGCTCGTGCAGGACCCGCCGATGACCATGGAGTACCACAAGGGCGCGCTCCTCACGGGCCGCATCGCCATCAACCTCGTCTGGTACGGCGACTTCACCGCCGCCCAGCGCGCCGCGCTCACCGACTTcctcgcctccctctcctccaccaccaccacctccccgcCACAGCCCTCCCCCTCCGTCGCCACCTGGTTCAGCACCGCCCGCAAGTACTACGCCACCTCCAAAACACCATTCCCCACCCTCACCATCAACGCCCACGTCCTCGACACCTCCTACTCCCTCGGCAAGCACCTCAAGGAACCCGACCTCGTCACCCTCGCCGCCCGCGGCGGCCGGCGCCGCGCCATCAACGTCGTCCTCACCGCCCCCGACGTCGCCGTCGCCGGGTTCTGCTCCAGCCGCTGCGGCTCCCACGGCGCCTCCCCGCGCTCCCGCGCCGGCCGCTTCGCCTACGTCTGGGTCGGCAACCCCGCCGCGCAGTGCCCCGGCCAGTGCGCCTGGCCCTTCCACCAGCCGCAGTACGGGCCGCAGACCGCCCCCCTCAGCCCGCCCAACGGCGACGTCGGGGTGGATGGTATGGTCGTCTCCCTCGCCTCCATGCTCGTCGGCGCCGTCACCAACCCCTTCGGCAACGGCTTCTTCCAGGGCCCCAAGGAGGCGCCGCTCGAGGCCGCCACCGCCTGCGCGGGGGTCTACGGCAAGGGCGCCTACCCCGGGTTCCCCGGGGAGCTGCTCGTGGATCCCGCCACCGGCGCCAGCTTCAACGCCCACGGCTCGCACGGCCGGAAGTACCTCGTTCCGGCGCTCGTCGACCCGGACACCTCCGCTTGCTCCACCTTGGGGTAG